Proteins co-encoded in one Bacillus spongiae genomic window:
- a CDS encoding carbamoyl-phosphate synthase, with amino-acid sequence MNKHAAVVLDLSANGVGMIHILADKGIDVYAFDTEGPYQKGKSRLASCAICPSPLTEEAELLSFLIKFAKDFDEKPVLFVGADDYVIFVSKYRGVLAEYFLFIFPEHSLVEDLLDKKKTYDIAKEHNVPTAKTFFVENEDQLEATIDELEFPCILKPVAGHEFRKHLNTKAILIENATQLREEFPLYQNVGEIVIQEIIPGDNQTFYKLATFFDDEMNLIALFTLQKNHQFPIQFGTGAHIVSKRIPELVNLGVPLLETLQLKGIGMIEYKKDPRDGEYKLIEINPRFWLTHSLTGAAGVDFVYLYYQYLTGQQPSAQLEQIDGVQWIYLVRYFLTFLEKRKRGLMKIKDFTSGFKGKNVYALFSWRDPMPFIRSSLSHLRNAWNRKKKE; translated from the coding sequence ATGAATAAACATGCTGCCGTAGTTCTCGATTTAAGCGCAAATGGTGTAGGGATGATTCATATATTAGCGGATAAAGGAATTGATGTGTATGCATTTGATACAGAAGGTCCGTATCAAAAAGGGAAATCTCGCTTAGCTTCATGTGCTATTTGCCCAAGTCCACTAACAGAAGAAGCAGAGCTACTTTCCTTTTTGATTAAATTCGCCAAGGATTTTGACGAAAAACCTGTTCTATTCGTCGGAGCCGACGATTATGTTATTTTCGTTTCAAAATACCGGGGTGTACTGGCTGAATATTTCCTATTTATATTTCCTGAACACTCCCTTGTAGAAGATTTATTAGATAAAAAGAAAACATATGACATCGCGAAAGAACACAATGTCCCAACAGCCAAAACATTTTTTGTTGAAAATGAAGACCAATTAGAAGCCACTATAGACGAACTAGAATTTCCTTGTATATTAAAGCCCGTTGCTGGTCATGAATTTCGGAAACATTTAAATACGAAGGCCATCTTAATCGAAAATGCGACCCAACTACGAGAAGAGTTTCCTCTTTATCAAAATGTGGGGGAAATCGTCATTCAAGAGATTATTCCAGGAGACAATCAAACGTTTTACAAACTAGCCACTTTCTTTGATGACGAAATGAATTTAATTGCCTTATTCACACTCCAAAAAAATCACCAGTTTCCCATACAATTTGGGACAGGAGCACACATCGTATCAAAACGAATTCCCGAATTAGTAAATTTAGGCGTGCCACTATTAGAAACGCTCCAACTAAAAGGGATTGGGATGATTGAATACAAAAAAGATCCACGTGACGGAGAATATAAGCTGATTGAGATCAATCCTCGTTTTTGGTTAACACATAGTTTAACAGGAGCAGCAGGTGTAGATTTTGTCTATTTATATTATCAATATTTAACAGGGCAGCAGCCGTCAGCACAACTTGAACAAATCGATGGGGTTCAATGGATCTATCTCGTTCGTTATTTTCTAACTTTCCTTGAAAAACGGAAACGGGGACTCATGAAGATAAAGGATTTCACATCAGGTTTTAAAGGAAAAAACGTCTATGCTCTCTTTTCCTGGCGTGATCCAATGCCTTTTATTAGAAGCTCACTATCTCATTTACGGAATGCATGGAATCGGAAAAAAAAGGAGTGA
- a CDS encoding PIG-L deacetylase family protein, whose product MSNTVLVIAAHPDDELLGLGGTLKRLILQGNKVVSIITALGRKEEAHHIQQLARQANNEIGIHELIFLEHPNLELEMQPLHLLTKQIEGFIARYNPDTIFTHHYGDLNRDHQVTFQAVLTAARPLPNNKPIDILAFETVSSSEWNTQTNDHTFKPNYFVNISTTIDHKLSALKHYDVEMRDFPHPRSFEGVKHLANVRGMTVGVPYAEAFEMIRRVWQ is encoded by the coding sequence TTGAGCAATACGGTTTTAGTCATTGCAGCACATCCAGACGACGAATTGTTAGGGCTAGGTGGAACGTTAAAACGACTAATTCTTCAAGGGAATAAAGTTGTGTCGATTATTACCGCACTCGGCAGAAAAGAAGAAGCGCACCATATTCAGCAGCTCGCTAGACAAGCAAATAATGAAATCGGGATTCATGAGCTCATTTTTTTAGAACACCCAAACCTTGAACTAGAAATGCAGCCACTGCATTTATTAACGAAGCAAATCGAAGGGTTCATTGCCCGTTATAATCCTGATACGATTTTTACACATCATTACGGTGACCTAAACCGAGATCACCAGGTGACATTTCAGGCAGTATTAACCGCTGCGCGCCCATTGCCAAACAATAAGCCAATCGATATCCTTGCATTTGAAACGGTTTCTTCAAGTGAATGGAATACCCAAACAAACGACCATACTTTTAAACCAAATTATTTTGTAAATATTTCTACAACGATTGATCATAAACTATCAGCATTGAAGCATTACGATGTTGAAATGAGGGATTTCCCGCATCCCCGCTCTTTCGAGGGGGTAAAACATTTAGCGAATGTCCGAGGCATGACAGTTGGCGTTCCGTATGCCGAAGCATTCGAGATGATTAGGAGGGTTTGGCAATGA
- a CDS encoding VOC family protein, producing MKNPILNEIGAIFVPVRNIEEAREWYSQILGLPADGEIQFGHIYVLPMKGTQVVLDSKIYSPEKTFKAPTFHFNTENIEEAYTYMKNKEVDMTSNIEHNHYFTFKDPDGNHLMICKC from the coding sequence ATGAAAAATCCTATTTTAAATGAAATTGGTGCAATTTTTGTTCCTGTCCGAAACATAGAGGAAGCACGAGAGTGGTATAGTCAAATCTTAGGCCTGCCCGCAGATGGTGAAATACAATTTGGTCATATTTATGTTCTTCCAATGAAAGGGACACAAGTCGTATTAGACAGCAAAATCTACTCCCCTGAGAAGACATTTAAAGCTCCTACCTTCCACTTTAATACAGAAAATATTGAGGAAGCTTATACGTATATGAAAAATAAAGAGGTCGATATGACCTCAAATATTGAACATAATCATTATTTTACTTTCAAAGACCCAGATGGGAATCACCTCATGATTTGTAAATGTTAG
- a CDS encoding glycosyltransferase family 4 protein, which yields MSEKNNEQLEPLFIHPTLLSVMDRFYDVPTKSPIPSNLQSFGRKSSSILNKLNILYVTFLKYPNTGGLSNYITSLKSGCEKLGHHVDVLSPLQMSQAEFNNHIPFAAEQARSFMHNRYGVVHEKIVKNLSFLHVYTLFLERKQIDTYDVIHAQDLFALFILSSLNHRYKKPLLFTPHGLFTKSRLKFKKIQAGSLEELYFTEIEKQGLRAANEIIIIADAFRTPLASFDAKEEQMTTIHSGVEFNPLPKLQHKEKVIISCVARLSPRKGHEGLLHAFALLGEEASNVELWIIGDGVMKETLIKQVNDLQLSNVLFLGKRTDIAEILSHSDIYVLPTLNDNFPLALIEAMLSQQAIITTTCGGIPEMIQHERTGLLCEPGNVEELTNAIRYLLSNENARQTLGLAAKAYATDHFTSSVMATKMEKVYKSYIETINE from the coding sequence ATGAGTGAAAAAAACAATGAGCAATTGGAGCCCCTCTTCATTCACCCCACTCTCTTGTCTGTTATGGATCGATTTTACGATGTCCCAACAAAAAGTCCAATTCCGTCCAACTTGCAGTCATTTGGACGGAAAAGCTCCTCTATTTTAAACAAATTGAACATCTTATATGTAACATTTCTTAAATATCCAAACACAGGCGGACTTTCAAACTATATTACCTCATTGAAATCTGGATGCGAGAAGTTAGGTCATCACGTAGATGTCCTCTCGCCACTCCAAATGTCACAGGCTGAATTTAATAACCATATCCCTTTTGCAGCTGAGCAAGCAAGATCATTTATGCATAATCGGTACGGTGTCGTTCATGAAAAAATCGTCAAAAACTTGAGCTTTCTTCACGTCTATACGTTATTTCTTGAAAGAAAACAAATCGACACCTATGATGTCATTCACGCCCAAGATTTATTTGCTCTCTTTATTTTAAGTAGTCTAAATCACCGATATAAGAAGCCGTTGCTTTTTACTCCACATGGCTTATTTACAAAAAGCCGTTTAAAATTCAAAAAAATTCAAGCTGGATCTCTTGAAGAATTATATTTTACAGAAATTGAAAAGCAAGGATTGAGAGCAGCAAATGAAATCATCATCATCGCGGATGCCTTCCGTACGCCTTTAGCTTCATTTGATGCAAAAGAAGAACAGATGACCACTATACATTCAGGAGTTGAGTTCAACCCACTTCCAAAATTACAACATAAAGAAAAAGTCATTATTAGCTGTGTAGCCAGACTTTCTCCGCGCAAAGGACATGAAGGGTTGTTACACGCTTTTGCCTTACTAGGAGAAGAAGCCTCTAATGTTGAGCTTTGGATTATTGGAGACGGAGTAATGAAAGAGACACTCATCAAACAAGTGAATGATTTACAGCTTTCAAACGTACTTTTTTTAGGAAAACGAACTGACATTGCTGAGATTCTTTCACATTCTGATATATATGTTCTCCCAACCTTAAATGATAATTTTCCATTAGCCCTTATTGAAGCCATGCTTTCTCAGCAAGCCATTATTACAACGACTTGTGGAGGAATTCCAGAAATGATTCAACATGAGAGAACAGGACTTCTCTGCGAGCCAGGAAATGTTGAGGAGTTAACAAACGCCATTCGTTATCTCCTTTCAAACGAAAATGCACGCCAAACGCTAGGCTTAGCAGCAAAAGCTTACGCTACCGACCATTTTACCTCAAGTGTGATGGCGACAAAAATGGAGAAGGTTTATAAATCCTATATTGAAACGATTAACGAATGA
- a CDS encoding VOC family protein — translation MPQGLIHHIEIYVSNLKNSVAFWGWLLEELGYEPYQKWEIGQSWIIGETYLCFVQTEERFMDVPYHRCRVGLNHLAFHASSRQHVDEVTRKLKEKGVTILYPDKHPFAGGKDYYAVFFEDPDRIKVELVAP, via the coding sequence TTGCCACAAGGACTTATACATCATATAGAAATTTATGTTTCTAATTTGAAAAATTCAGTTGCCTTTTGGGGTTGGTTATTAGAGGAATTAGGATATGAACCTTATCAAAAATGGGAAATTGGGCAAAGCTGGATCATTGGAGAAACATACCTATGTTTCGTGCAAACAGAAGAAAGATTTATGGATGTTCCCTATCATAGATGTCGCGTAGGCCTAAATCATTTAGCTTTCCACGCAAGTTCACGTCAACACGTTGATGAAGTAACAAGAAAGCTAAAAGAAAAAGGTGTGACCATTCTTTACCCTGATAAACACCCTTTTGCAGGAGGGAAAGATTATTATGCTGTATTTTTTGAAGACCCAGATCGAATAAAGGTTGAATTAGTAGCACCTTGA
- a CDS encoding glycosyltransferase family 4 protein, whose translation MSELLFPYPYVISALDHYYNVTPPLSEKDYNQKPSGGSGGKKKRSSKKQLSILIATFWDYPHTGGLSNYITSLRDGLIEMGHKVDVISPNQFPQEKVAALRKEIVPKLKNFLTNRYGEYSKKILQSTRLLYIYEQMLMKMDLDQYDIFHAQDLFTANILGRFNAKYNKPLLFTPHGMFTFNRIKFNRIEKGSVEEIYYETIERKAIKYADHLIVISDSFHKPLKDMGAKAKKLTTIYTGIDFPAVQRKKNKKIIISSISRLGPRKGHNDLLKALSKIKKHTKHVEVLIVGDGEMRTTLEEMKESLHLDNVRILGKRDDIANILSHTDIFVLPTLNDNLPVSIIEAMHSRTAVITTNCGGIPELIEHDKTGIIIEPKDIKALSKQLKRLILEKDTRAKLAQNAYDYAQKQLTRDMMVNQISEKYQQLLASKEEERNE comes from the coding sequence ATGAGTGAGCTCCTATTCCCCTATCCTTATGTCATCTCCGCATTAGATCACTATTATAACGTCACACCACCTTTATCAGAAAAAGACTATAATCAAAAACCAAGTGGAGGGTCAGGTGGAAAAAAGAAACGATCTTCTAAAAAACAACTGTCCATTTTAATTGCAACATTTTGGGACTACCCCCATACAGGAGGGCTATCTAACTATATTACCTCATTGCGAGATGGCCTCATAGAAATGGGACATAAAGTCGATGTAATTTCGCCTAATCAATTTCCTCAGGAGAAGGTTGCAGCCTTAAGGAAAGAGATTGTCCCTAAATTAAAGAATTTTCTTACAAACCGCTACGGAGAGTACTCAAAAAAAATATTACAAAGCACCCGTCTCTTATATATTTATGAACAAATGTTAATGAAAATGGACCTCGATCAATACGATATCTTTCATGCTCAAGATCTTTTTACAGCGAATATTCTAGGTAGGTTTAATGCTAAATACAATAAACCTTTATTATTTACCCCGCATGGGATGTTTACCTTTAATCGAATCAAATTTAATCGTATTGAAAAGGGATCAGTCGAAGAAATTTACTATGAAACAATTGAACGGAAAGCGATAAAATACGCTGATCATCTTATTGTGATCAGTGACTCCTTTCATAAACCTCTAAAGGACATGGGAGCAAAAGCTAAGAAATTAACTACCATCTACACTGGAATTGACTTTCCAGCAGTACAAAGGAAAAAAAACAAAAAAATCATCATTTCATCCATATCTAGACTCGGTCCTCGAAAAGGTCATAATGACTTATTAAAGGCTCTTTCCAAAATAAAAAAACACACGAAACATGTGGAGGTTCTAATCGTTGGAGATGGTGAAATGAGAACGACACTGGAAGAAATGAAAGAATCGCTTCACTTAGACAACGTCCGCATTTTAGGAAAACGAGACGACATAGCCAACATTTTAAGTCATACGGATATATTTGTCCTTCCTACACTAAACGACAACCTACCTGTGTCAATTATCGAAGCGATGCATAGCCGTACTGCGGTAATTACAACGAACTGCGGGGGTATTCCAGAATTAATCGAACACGATAAAACGGGTATTATCATCGAACCTAAAGATATTAAAGCTCTTTCCAAACAACTTAAACGTCTCATTCTGGAAAAAGATACCCGAGCTAAATTGGCACAAAATGCTTACGACTACGCTCAAAAACAACTTACCCGTGACATGATGGTCAATCAAATTTCCGAAAAATATCAACAACTATTGGCAAGTAAGGAAGAGGAACGCAATGAATAA
- a CDS encoding kinase translates to MKYDFHKKRKITELDLSPFSPIGDGKDGKIYKLSQKKCVKYYFHEETQQKELQALQTGQSSPIFPRLYEYGDNYIVMEYVQGISLARYLKHNRTMNKELTLKILNVLEELKRVGFNRWDTEVRHMLINIKGEFKVIDHKRAFSTTTTVPKKLFKGIRKFGLMEEFLTHVKTLKPSLYKEWKDKV, encoded by the coding sequence ATGAAATATGATTTTCATAAGAAACGGAAAATAACAGAATTGGACTTATCCCCTTTTTCCCCCATCGGGGACGGCAAAGATGGAAAAATTTATAAATTATCGCAAAAGAAGTGTGTTAAGTACTATTTCCATGAAGAAACACAACAGAAAGAACTACAAGCTTTACAAACTGGTCAATCCTCCCCTATTTTTCCTCGTCTTTATGAATATGGAGACAATTATATTGTGATGGAATATGTTCAAGGAATATCACTTGCACGTTACTTAAAGCATAATAGAACAATGAATAAAGAACTCACATTAAAAATTTTAAATGTACTCGAAGAATTGAAGCGTGTAGGGTTCAATCGATGGGATACAGAAGTTCGACATATGCTAATAAACATAAAAGGTGAATTTAAAGTCATCGACCATAAACGAGCATTCTCAACGACTACAACTGTTCCTAAAAAACTCTTTAAAGGAATTCGTAAATTTGGCTTAATGGAAGAGTTTTTAACTCATGTGAAAACGCTAAAGCCTTCGTTGTATAAAGAATGGAAGGATAAGGTTTGA